The DNA window AAAGCTATTATTTACTGTGTTCTTTGTAGAAAAATGATCTCAACACTCGAATGGCCTAAACTCCATTCCGCCTCTTTTttaagcatcaaattcaaagacTTCTTAGTGAGTTCAAAGTTTTCTTTGATGCAATTTAAATTCTCAGTTTAGTTTATAAGTAACAAGTCACTTTGTTTCATGCATTATTAATTGAGATTTTGAGATACTTTACTTCCATAAAACATCTTTTAGATTAGTGagaagaaaacagccaaaacacacatttagttgtttattttactgcacttgtatttgtgtgtgtagatTTCTTTAAATTCGGAAACTTTGTATTTGTGTTAGTCAGTATTCAACTGGGGGAAGTTGTAATATAGTTACAATTTACAAGCCTCATACTCAAGGAAATCAATTAATTTACAACATTTActtttccaaatgtattatattttatttaaattaactcAGTTGTATCCTTAAGGCTTAAACTTgtccttctctctgtgtgtagCTTTAAAAATCTTACCAGTAACTTTAAATGAGTTTACTTGAGGATAAACACGCCCTCGCTAAACCTTCTTTTCCCTCGGGGTGTGGGCCGCTTCATAAGCCTATTAATATCAGCGGCTTTGCTGTGCAGTGCCTCCATGCAGCGGGCCAATATGAGAGTGAAATTATCATGCACACTTACTCCTGAAGCGCAGGGATGTTGTTCATGGCGTACAAAACTCCAGGAGCCAAGAGGGAAATGATCACCACACAGACTTCCACCGGCGGCCTCATGGCTGAAAACTCACTGTTTGACCTGTTTTAGAAAGAATTGTCCAGATAGAAATATTCCCAGCTAAACACGCCTGGCTGTGAAGGGAGACGTGCTAGTGTCCTCTCCACTGCCGCCGTGGAAGAGAGGTAATTAAAAGGAGTGTCACCCTGTTGGCTTTTGATCTGTGATGACACAATGCTGCTGCTCCAATACGTCTGCTCAAAGTTCAACTCAGGAGTCATGTCTAATGAAAGCAGGTCAAAGTGCAGATCATGGACTTCTGGATCGTGCGTAATGCGTAAAATACGAATTTGTATTAGATAACAATCACTCTGGTATTTTAACTAATTACAGTTAAACGATCTGCTGCGATTCAATAAGGAAACCATTTACATCATACATCCTGTCAGTCACCGTGTTTGCTTGTACACACTGCCACCTGGTGGAGGAACTTCTCTTAAATGTCTTTCCTCTGAGGCTTTTTCAGGACATTGAATTTCACCTTTGTACCTTTTCTTTCTAATTTCACCCAGTTTGGGAATTCTAAGGACACAAGATGAGTCTGATGAAagatgaaagaagaaaaaaaaaatctcggTCACGCTGCACATGTTGAAATGCTGTCTGGGCTCCTGTGGCCCCTGGGGTTCGATTAAAGAGCCATCTGTCCTGTTCAGTGTAAGATTAAGAACTCCTCCGTCTGATGTCTCCAGTCTTGATTAGTTTCTGGATTATATCTGAGAAAGAACATTAAATTCAGAGCAAAGattatgtgttttgttgttgttaaaattaTAATTGTTACAATTCTTGAGCAGTTTCTTTCCAAAATATGATCATATACCGCTCTTTTACTGCATGTAAAGAATGATCATTAAACAACAACATCTTATGGATAGACGTTTATAAAGCAGGCCTACATCTAATGCAACGTTATCTTCTGCAACAAAGCGGCTGAAGAGGATTATGCTGCTGCCATAGAAACTTAGCGTCCAGTGGaaagagagagtagagaggggTGGGGAGTCCAGAGGAGCAGCGGACAGAGAGTTGATTAAACAGACAACCCTTCGCccacacagcagacacacagtTTTTTAGGTGACACAGATTCTTTTCTACAAAGAGTCTGCCACAATGCTGCACCCTTTAATCATCGGCATCATGACCGTGAACTGCTCTATGACCCTCATCTACTGGGCCTTCATCCTGAGCGATGTCTACTTTAAATGGCTGATGGAGCCAGAAGACAAACCCAAGCAGGTGGTCGTCCCCGCCTGAGGGAGTCACAGTCAATATGGACTGACTGAATGATTGGATGTTTCGTTTTTTTTCGCTTAAGACTAGTGAGCAAGAGCAGTTCAGCTTGTAGTGCTTTCTGTGGAGTTTGTGTTTGATCTGCTTTCACCTGGAGAAGacttgaaaaagttttttttactgacaTGAATAGATCCTGCAAGTGAATGAGAAAGGAGTCCTTCTTACAGGTAATGCTCTGGATTTATCTACGACTTTAGCACAGGAAATACACTGAATCACATGTTTTATTCTCTGTGATTTAGGGCCTGGCGTTATATCAATATTATttcaatatcatgatatgagaCATATAATTTTTGTATATCATATGGCATGATAGTTGTCTTGTCTGGCTTTAAAGGCTGCATTAGAGTAAAAGTGCAGACTCGGCTTACCAGGTagttatttctttatttgttatttgCCTTTAtccatatatttattcatattgcccagccctattgtGATTTATCTTCCAATTGTGATAAAGGTTGCAATGGTTTTAAGATTTTCACACCACAATAACCTTACGAAGTATCATGGATTTAAGGTGTCACTGAATATGCTatatcacattattattatttaaattattgttattagttacCAGTTACAGTGACACAGAaaggttttttatttagttgaacaaataattgcattttaattgaAACTTAAAACCATGGAATCATGGAAATATGTGCAAAAATTCttccatttaaataataaataggaaAGGTAGTACATTTCCTGcttgtgcaaaataaataaataataagtacattgtacatttttttaatagataAGCAAGGTGTGGTGGTATTATAACCATCAATGTATGCCAACATATatgtgttgtcttgtcatatTTGTGGCTCAAAGTTTGAATCAGCTGTTGAAAAAGCAGCAGACTTCACTATGAAAACTATCAACAGGTATTTCATGTAACGCTAAATGAACTGAATGAGATGTTTGCTGACTCAATATAAAATGTGGTGACAGCGACATCTGTCAAGCAAATCCTGTCATGGATTACTAAAGGACACCTTGATGCTGACACGGACAACCTCCTGACAGCCTCACTCTGACACTCAGCCTGAGACCTCACACTGCTTTGGCATCTTGGGTCTTTTCCCCCTGGTTCTTTTAGTTTATCAACCTTTTTTTTGGCTTCTCCACAACATGCCACACACCTTCTACTGGGGTCTTCACCCAGTCTCCTGGTTCATCCTCATTGCGAATGTCGCCATCACCCTCCTTGAATGGCAATTTCTCGTTTCTCAGTTTTGCAAAGTTCCCGAGCCTCCAAAAGACAACGAGTcgaaagaatagaaaagaaatcTACCTCCAGAGAAAATCTTATTTTTGGATCACTACTTACATGCCACCTGAATCACTGATGGTggggatttctttttttggtttgctTCGATAGAGCAGCCACTAAAGTAAGGTAAGCCTTTTTTGTTTGCATGACCTTAACTTTCTGCCATGTGTTTGTGGTTATTTCCAGAGCTGTCTGTATATGACACGCGCCAATTTGGAAGTCCTTTCATTTACAAGTCAAAGAAGGAGATCTGAGGAGCTGTTTCAAGTCTTGATTACAAGGTAAGGAGTCGTAAAAGTTTACCGTAACACCTTAAAACCTCTTCATTTCATCAACATTTCCTTTCTAACAGCAtcttattaatttatattgtaaAGGAAGTTGTTTGTTCTTTATCAAATTATGAACATATGAGTTTTTCACAAGTTACATTTGACGTACAGTATTCTTCCCAGGGGGAAATTTAttggtcacatttaaaaaactcgCCATCTGCTCTGTTATCAAGCAAGAAATGAGCCTTGAAAATAAAGTGTCATATTAGTGAATTATGTGACAGGACATTTATATGATATAACAAGTGGATCGGCTGTACTTAAGATGAATTTAAAGCACAGGATATCCATAAAGTGATGCCAGTGTAAAACCCAAGAGAAAGTGTGTTTACTGTAATATATcatgtattatatatactgtgtgtgtgtgtgtgtgtatatatatctatatatatagatagatatataataTCCAGTGTGGTCATGGAGGACCATAAGCCTCTTTGCCGTATTACTGTCCACCTCTCCTCGCTCATATCTCTAATCCCCACAGATGGAAAGCTGATATTGCTCTGTGACAGACTCAATCCTATTAACTCTGTCTGTCCTATATTCACCTCCTCACACTCCTCGCTCCCCTGGAAATTTGACCGAGGGCCCCTGTCCAAAATACTAGAAGGAAGAATGCTGGGATTTAAGTCTAGACGAAAGATTAGGACACTTGGCACACTTATGGTATCACATTTTTCTTGTCTGATGAACTACATTTTCTGAAGCACTCATTTGTGTCACTGACAAGCGACcatgttctttttctctttttaccaTCTTGACATTTCCTGTCATTCATCCCAGcttcagtaaataaataagtgtttAATATCTTCTTCTTCCTGTCCCTCCTCGTCTCTGATGCACCTTTATCGCCCATTTCCCAAGTTTTTACAGTGCTGCGAAGGATCTGCAACAAGACAATAAATCAACCAAAGAAACAGCTTCACCAAGTTCCTCGAACACACCGTCCTATAAAGAAAGTATCCACTTGTCAAAACCAAAGCAAGTAAAACAATGAACCAGCAATCAGCCTCAGGAGGAGCTCTGCTTGTGAACCTCACACAGCTGGTGTTTGAGCACCGGcagctcctccagctgtccaggaagaaggaggaggaggaggcataTTTCGTGGACTACATACCGCCGGCAAGAGATGCTATAACTCTGCCGCGCAATGTAGTCTATGTCCTAGTCGGAGTGGTGTTGGTTATTGTGGCAACTTACGCCATAGTGGGACATCTGATCAAAGATCTGATGCATGACCTAGCAGGTAACCCCTGGCTGGTGTCCTCTCCATATTATCACTCTCTCCACTCTGGTGTCTTTGACTCATTTTCCCTTCCTGAGCTCATGGAGCCAGGGCTGCATCGGTGTTTTGTCTTTTCCTCTTTTGGGTGACCATGTTGTTTGGTGGCTCTCCTTCATATTCACCCTGAGGTTTGTGTGCAGAGGTCAACCTTCCCTACAGTTTccttaattaaagaaaaagtgaatGACTGCTGCTAAAGTAACACCTTAAAGGGGTACTCTGCTGATTTTATGCTGCACTTCCACATTATTTGGAGGCCAAGATATGCAGACTTTTAGTCCTCAAAGCACAGGATCTTACATTTCACAAATGAAACTCAATATTATCTTTATTTGACATCCCCAACCTTCTTTTAAACTACAtgcctttgtttttgtttttttttaacaattattatttattttaacagcatTCCTTCCAGAGCTACAGAAATATTATATAACTTTTTTACAGGCTTCATGCATTATATTCTCATGAACAGGTTAATATGGTATAAACAAAGTATAAACGAAATATACAAAATCCAAAACACGTCAGTAACGTTGTGGCACACTTGTTTACATTTAGGCACCCAAAGTagttggttaaggttaggaaaaaagaacagagtttggattaaaataactactttcaTATGACACTGCTGGACGTGGTTATAAATGTGACGTAGGTGTTGTAAAAGCTGACATGGACTGCAATATATTCACGTTCAGAAGACTATTTAAAAGTTTACTTAAAATAACACGATGACATAATGACTTTTAGAttcaaacaggacacaaacatcAGTCTCCTGAGTAAACCTATAGTGTTTGTTTGATATATCCACTCATCTtaaacaaattttttttcagtatttatcTCTTATAGCTTCGCTCCCTCATATTCGCTACAGCTACTAGATGTCACTACCAAACAAATAAGCAGCACCTCCTGGCTAATAATTCTGTGGTTTTCCTACGAGTTCCAGTGCATTTTTTTCAAGAGgctaaaatgtatatgtaaaatTGGTGGAGTGCCCCTTTAAGAAGTCACAGATGGGgcatcccggtggctcacactggtagagtgcTTACCACATggccgtgtgcttgctgcagcggacccgggttcgaatccggcctgaggtccctttgctgcatttcttcccctctgtctccccctttctatctgtctctatcaaataaagcagtacaaatgcccaaaaaataatctttaaaaaaaaaaaaggagtcacAGATATTGGATTAATTTAATTCTCACATATtttgtcctgtttgtttctcCTCACAGACTGGATTCTTGGCCCCAAACCAGTGGAGGATGATTCAGAGGCAGGGAGAGCAGAAATAGAAGAAGGGCGCCGACTAAGCATTTGCAGTAAGCTGATAGAGAAAGACAGGCTCATGATGGAGAAGGAAAAGGACATGCCGCTGCCCGGCTTCTACCTAGGAGCCGAAAGCTTCCACTATCCACCCTCCCCTCCTCCACTGAGAAGCTCTCTGGCTTTATCGTACCTCGGAGAAAAAAGGATATCTGCTCATAGTGTGACCTTTGCCTGCCCCGTGACCCCTTATGCCACTTCCCTTTGAGTTTTCACAGCAGTTTGTTCAGATCTATTCTTATTGCAGATCTTATTTCAGTGCAGTGATCAATGTTGTGACTTTGCTGTAGTGATGCATAAGCTAAcgcatttttgttttatataaaacaCTCATCGCTCTGTATTTATAGTTTGTAAAAATTTTGCTAAAAAACTAATTATCGTGTGTTGCCCATCAATTTCTCATGCTTCAATGTAAAGTATGTACCTTGTAAACTTCAAAGATGTTAATGTGAGctgtgaaaatacattttatttcaatagcCAACAACCAAAGattgtatatatagatatatatgtcaatttatatatgtataacttCAATTAAAATTATGATTTCAAACCGTCTTAAAATGCATGTTATAATCACGTCAAATGTTGCTGTAATATGTGTTGCAGAAGAAGAAACATGTAACTTGTAACTGTTCTGGTGCTGGACTAAGCTTCTCTCCAGTAAACAACTTAATAATACAAGAGTGCTGTTATGTCTTGTGTGTGTCCTTTAATCCATCTTACCTTTGTCTAATACCTGCTCACGTCAGGGCAGGTGACCTTATGTGTCAATGCTGAGGATTACTGTACATTTGAAATATTAATACTGTTCAATAAtgacgatagatagatagatagatagatagatagatagatagatagatagatagatagatgtccATTGTACaaaattttgttaaaaaataagatttaagctaagtagttagctagtTAGCCAGATAAACTACATAACTACCGTTAGCTAGCAGCCAGCCAGCTTACCACAGCTAGATCGATAAATAGATAGAAGGGATAGTTACATAAATATTGATACATAGATCCGCTTTTCTACATGCATCAGGTAAATTCTTACGACCTCATTAGCAAACTGTGCTCATGGCATTGTTCCTCTGACCTTGACTACCTCAAGCCGCTGCAGCTAATCTAGTTTCCGTCTGCGTAGCTCCACAAGCAGACCAATAGGGAGTCCGtgcagagagacaaaatgacaaacttgTCAGGGTGAGAGATAgagttgttcttttattttgtttaatgtttcCAGGAATGTGAAGACACCCAGTGAATTGCAGGATTATTGCCTGCCTTCTTCCTGTATGTAGAAGTTTTTTTTCGGGTTGCTAAACTTTTGTTAAAACTGTAATGCAGGTTCATTGTGTTGCATGATGTGAAGCAATAAGGATTCTGAGATATTAAGTGGACTCCCGGGCCGACTGCAGCTTTGAAGACTCTCAGACAGCAATGGAGTTGCCAAAGAACAGCTTAAACATTCGGTCAAGGGACAATGATGGGACGGTATTGTTTGAGAGCTACATACCCCCCTCTCGGGATGCTGTCCACCTGCCTACCTATGTCCTCTACCTGATCATGGCAGTCTTCGTTGTGCTGGGTGTTCTTTATGCCATTATCGGTCATCTCATCACAGACCTCATCCATGACGTGGCAGGTTTGTAACTGTACTGTGGGTCTTTTTTAGAGGGATAGtttgcattttttaagtggggtcGTATGAGGTACATTCACATTCAGTGTATTTCCTACAGTAAATGATGCTCTGCATgatcccagtttggagaagcagacagcATGCTGATCActatctactgtaggtaatacactcaCTGTGGATATCAAACAACCCCACGTCAATGAatccaaactgtccctttaagccaGAAGATATTAAACGTGCATGTTTCCACTATTAAAAAGATCACTCACAGCTTTTCCCTTGCTTCCACTCTTTCTGTTTTCCAGACTGGGTGTTTGGGGAGCAGCCTGAGGAAGTAGTGGTGAACTATTGTGAAGCCAAGGATAAGTTCATGGTAGACTGGTGCCCAGAAACTTCCCCAGAACTCGAGGCACTGGCCCGGGCCGAGGAGAACAAGATTATTGACAGGGACTTCATAAAAGCCCCCGCCATCTGGATCATCTCTACAGAACCTCAGGGCACCAAGTCGGGACCCCGTGTGGTCTTTGACAAGAGGAGTTAGGGCAAAGAAGACGGCATCTTATTAGGGACTTGCTGTTGATGTAGAGCTtctgtatctgaatgttttgaGATGACTGAGAAGTGAAGTGAACGGCTGTAATGAAGCACGACTGTGTACAGCTGGAGAAGTGTGTGATCACAGACACAGGAGGGTGTCTGTTGCTGAGGTGCTGAATGTTTTGAGTGCACAGTGGTCTTATGAGGACATCTAGTGTTTATTGAGGTCATTGCAGCTGAGTTGCAACAACAGTAACCACATTACACATAAATGTCAGCACAAGTGTGTTTGTCAGTgattaaaagcaaaataaagttaaaaaaaataaaaacaaatacatttaaaattattatttaaatttaaaattaatatgCCTTAAATCATCTCTGCTCAAGATTGCATAACATCCTTAAGATCATAATGACTGATAAGAAAACATTTAGGTTATATTTCTATAGTGCATCAATGAATTTTATTAAGATTAGATGACAAATGAAGTTGCAGAGTTGCCTAATTGTAGTGGAAAGTCCTCAGGTAATTGTGTTTCACCTCCATTCTTATCCTGCAGTATATTTGGAAAAAGCTTTATCCTCAGCAGTCAGTTCATCAGGTTCAATAATAATTGTATAAATGATGGAAAAATATAATCAGAGAAATATAACTGACATGATgttttaaatgcacaaaaacaGTAGAACAACCTATTATATgtgtataaatacatataatgtaTATGAAGTCTCTAAATAATTCTGTTGAAATAAgatgttaaagacattaaaatggTCTGAGATCGTTTTTTTTCTGGGGGGTTTTaagtcacaaaaaacacactgaatcaGAGCAGTCTGATTCAGTTGCACTTCATTTCAGCTTAAAGTGCCATTTGCTCGTGTCTGAATCATTCGGTTACATGCCCacataaataaaagaacagaGACATTTGGAGATGAACTATAAAGTATGAAGGAGATAAAACTAGAATTTTGCAATCTGCCACTAAAATTGTGCAGTACTAGTTTTTCTGTTTCACCTCCAACTGTCTCGGCTGAATGCCCAACTCATGAATTTTAGCCATGGAAAATATCTTATCTTGAGCTTAACCAGGTTTGCCATGAACTTAAcattaaagggtcagttcactcaaatattttttctttctcatttacACCTCTAAGTATCTgaatgtgcatttatatataccCTGACCATTATAGATTTTCTTCTATATTCAACTATAACACAAGCAGTATTCTTCAGCAGAGGTGTGTTCACAAAGGTCAAAGCTTGGGCTgtttaaaccatagactgtattaaacCTTGCAAAACTGGAGTGTAACACCACcgctccagcagggggcgccacagTAAAGAAATGTGTCCACAAGCTCCACGTCACCACACCTGACATGGAAGCACAGGAATCTTTTCAGGCTCATTTGAATGTAATGAGTAGGCTACAAAGAGTTAACCAACCAAGCATACAGCAAACAGAAGTTCTTACATTTGAAATGTTATGTCCTTTTTTAGCACAAAGTAATTCTCTTACCTGCTTCAGGCTCATGTGTGTTGCCACAGACTCAGCTAAGAGCTCACGCTTCTCATCTAAACCTGTTTATGTTgcttcagttttattttgagTGAAAACTTCCCCCTGCGCCTCTAACAAGATTACTGAAGCTGTTTCCCTCTTCACATCATCTTGCTGTTACTGACTGCTAGAGCAAACAATGACATAATCTTATTAACTTTGTCTCCCCTAATCCACTTCTCTTTCAGCGCAGGACCCCTGAGTCAATGTAACCATCTTCAGATGGATGAGACAATCAGCAacctctgcagcagctgaacGTGATCTCACAGAACATAACTGTCTAAAAGTCACTGTGGAAAACTCAAATGTCAGcccataaaaatacatataataaagcCAAATCATATGAACATTTAGAACATCTTGAAAACAAGACTGTGGTTCTTTTGTAAGCTTCAGAGAATTATTTCGAAGGATGTATCCTGAGAATGCAGACTTGGTGTTGAAACAGTTTTCCAAGTATGATGCAATAATTCTGCTGAAATCAGAAACTAGAGGAGAGATCATAAGGGATTTAGAGGATGTGTTTTTGCAGGGCGACCAAATATTATTTCTGTGATTCAGAACAATGTAGACCAGTTGTACCATACATATACAGCTTTGTGTTCTTTATACGAGTCGGCTACTTTGTATTTATATACTTAAATTCAGGTGGACAAGTCGTATGGCACTGTTTTTAACAATGCTTGACAGCTTTTGATGAATTTTCAAACCTTAGAATCttataaaatacaagacattGCTATAGAGTAAACTGCCAAACAGTAAACTAGCTTCACCTTCAACATCTGCTTAATGCTTCTTATACATTAATGCATCCtttgtaaaaaattaaatacatactAATGATGATAACAAAAGTCTGGCAGGAAGCATTCTGCTGCATAATgactacttttatttattgcaaaAGTAGGCCTGTTAAATTTTTCCTATATTATGTACTGTATCTACATTTACTTGAAGTGTAATGGAGTATATGTGTGGTATTGCTACTTAtactttagtaaaaaaaaatatctaaatgcTTCTTCCATTATTGCTGTTTAGagtgttataatttatttatgcaaatataaataaaaagtggttGAATACATGGAGGCCACTACAGTAAGTCACAATAAGTAGGTGCTGTATTAAATCAGGACAACTGTATCTTATTTCACAAGATATCATTCAAAAACAATTCACAATAATACCTTGACTACTATGTCTTTAGAAATGTATTGTGGTTCTTGGTATTTATATAAAGGTATTGCATGGATTTACCCCCATATGCATTTGAGGACTGTTAAGTAGAACACATACAAGCTACTTACAAAGACATTGTAAGCTACCAAacccaaaaatgttaaaactgcCCCTGATCtcccttactttttttttaaatcagctaTCATAAGTTAAATCAGCTAAATGTGTCCTTAGAAAGCTTTCTTGCTCTTGCAGCATATTTTTGCTCTCAGCTCATCTGGTGGTGGGCAGGTTGAACAGCAGGGCTCTGCTCTGTGGGATGGGGGCTCTCTAACATCCCTGCTGTcatctctacacacacacacacacacacacacaccctccaaaCCTGAGCGGTGTGTGGTGCGACAACCGCGCACAGTAACGTGCTCCTATGTGGTTGTATTGTCTTTGTTTtagcttttttaaatgaataatggACGGGTGATTTGAAGGCAGCGGCTAACCGGCATGGATGCCCGTTGACTGAAGGAACAGCCTATATGGAGTGGAGCTCATCGCCGCCGGAACAAATCTGGGGAGAGCCTGAGAGGTGAGGCGGCTTTAAGATGATTGTGTGCGGGGGACACCGCAGCGGAACACTGGGTGATTTAACAAAACACGACCCGGGCTTTTAGACAGATGTTTGGGCGAATTAAACCCTCCTTCCGGTTGAAATACGATTATTTTCACCATATGTTGTATTCAGTGTTTTATCATAAAGCAGTCGCGCATCCTCCGGTTGTAATAAAGGCCGTGGCTGTATCACACAACAGTAGCCATCTGCATGCTTTGTGAAGCTACTGAGGCCACTGGCGACACAAATACTGGTCTTTATGTCTGGATTTCCCCCCAAATACATTCATAATATAATTTGTGAAGACATATATGGATGAGGATGAATCAGGAGGCTAATTTTGGCCTACTTTGCTCAAATTAACTTACATTGCGATACAGTAGAAAACATTTAGCAGGCCCAGAAGTAATAACTTAAATTAAATCCCTATTCAGGTGCAGACCGAGTAAGAGAGCACGACTGAATAATAGCTGACTGCACgactttcaaaaataaaaaataaaacgttttttttttttaggaaaaacaaaactcatATGCATGTAATAGCCCACAGTATGAGTTTGCctacttattttttattgattgcaGTCCCCCACAGTTCAAACTATTCATGCAGTGTTTGCTATTGTATGTAGGTTACTGCATCACCAAATCCCTCCCACACAGGGACGCTCAGTGTAACTATAAATGGACCATCCCACTGATATTTGAACAGGCCTGAAGAAAACAGTAGTGAAAACGTAGCTACCCTGCCCAGCACAATGATGCAGCATGTAAACTATTTATTCTCCTGGTGAAGTTTTAAAACCTCCGGCATGCACCAACTGTCTTTACATTTTCTGATGAAGCAGCTGTCTGAGGAATTTACACACAGAGACGGGGAGAGGGAGTGCTAATGGGCCGTCCTGTCTGAGTAGTGGGAATAGTTTTTAAAATAGTGGCTCTATAATGCTTTACTCAgtattctgttgttgttgtttgcttgCCAATCAATTAGTTATAACCAGATTAAAGGGAAGACTTGCTCCTCTAAGCACCCCCTTTCTGCTTAGCAGGTAATTGAGTCTGTGAGGCTCTGTTGAACTTTGACCCCGAGCTGCTCCTCCTATGCTCACCCTCCCCTGCTGTGACTCCCTGATGACCCTCTATTCCCCACAGAGGTGCAAATGAGATCATGCTGTTCCAGTTAAAAGATtttagtggttttttttttaatttccagaAGAGCTCTCTGCTTACAAACATTTTAAGCTAATTGTGTGAATTAGCGGAGAAGTTGGGAATGAATCACATTTTCTTCTGTATTCCTCTGTAGGAAGAGTTAAGAATatcaatattaaattaaatgtttgaaatCCATTCCACTGAAGTGAATTATTGTTCCCTTGTAATGCTTAAAATTCTACTTTTGTTTAAGCTTGGAAAAAAACGTCAGGATGTATCATTTGTTtagtattatttgttatttatgttgCTACTCAGGTTTCCTGTCTATTCTTCTAATTAATGTCGTCTTGTAAAAGCCTGTTTGGGCTTGGCAACTGTTTATGCatgatataattataaataaaacaaataaattaattatttttcatgatattcaaatctACTTAAATGTTTTTGAAGGATAGGCtactgtagtttttattttatttcaaatgtttatttaaaatctctctccctctatcttATGTGTAAAGCTGTAATGATTAGTTCATTAATCAACAGAAAACTGATTGctcattattatgataattgcttaattacttttcaagcaaaaatggcagaaaaaaat is part of the Centropristis striata isolate RG_2023a ecotype Rhode Island chromosome 11, C.striata_1.0, whole genome shotgun sequence genome and encodes:
- the LOC131980044 gene encoding small integral membrane protein 44-like; this encodes MNQQSASGGALLVNLTQLVFEHRQLLQLSRKKEEEEAYFVDYIPPARDAITLPRNVVYVLVGVVLVIVATYAIVGHLIKDLMHDLADWILGPKPVEDDSEAGRAEIEEGRRLSICSKLIEKDRLMMEKEKDMPLPGFYLGAESFHYPPSPPPLRSSLALSYLGEKRISAHSVTFACPVTPYATSL
- the LOC131979875 gene encoding uncharacterized protein LOC131979875, with amino-acid sequence MAVFVVLGVLYAIIGHLITDLIHDVADWVFGEQPEEVVVNYCEAKDKFMVDWCPETSPELEALARAEENKIIDRDFIKAPAIWIISTEPQGTKSGPRVVFDKRS